A genomic region of Colletotrichum destructivum chromosome 5, complete sequence contains the following coding sequences:
- a CDS encoding Putative mediator complex, subunit Med17, whose translation MASGSSMPFSSLHPIPTGSRKPKSLGEFIARVQSDRGFRNVTEESLREELENKQNDAAEVKEEDTAMAEGIDDSEEPPDAGAARMEVLRNIDVAQNAALMTLDFVSLLLSKESPAQAGVTLSQALREWTGIGTLGIAKREDNEEQKQRDAERAKDNRDVSLGWALLDIETTKESADKAASHLSKEVEREAKYWNEVLAVHQAGWSMCRLPAERHTLGVRFGFSEASPEFRNSSLAPLRRGDDGTALLQHGRVGAGSQRLSITVSRSGETTGRLAIGSSVPDSALLPDRVLEARNTIFAQELWHELHREAHSLASYGVRANNDSINFNPASGPSLTLELESLEDNVAVTGTSDDNVLAEATHLGLHILLSHAHRLNELQRLRPTPPHQRRNQAQNQYHLLRPIIAKILYDRSVEQVTSFAGDITRILRRAGVQAAAFTLNTPPCPTADLKNTSGGASNRPNASQALTNMLTSPADFQVELTLTPTSRLQIRGRTFLLPLTTTQFQLQLLPSLAEPPNPEPAPSTLQVSYPPSRDPYPDFSSVQLYIANAASHALADFAMSFIPPPSSEPSDPALAEWTKSVRGTAIRDIDTETREVRFDILGNGPQGRPTLQIGAAWRAGDKPLIKRWAWPAVGEDAGKSATQPHIGDIVAAVVQSKEI comes from the exons ATGGCGTCTGGCAGTTcgatgcccttctcctccctccacccGATCCCAACGGGCAGTCGCAAACCCAAGAGCCTCGGCGAGTTCATTGCCCGCGTGCAGTCAGACCGCGGTTTCCGAAATGTTACCGAGGAGAGTCTTAGGGAGGAGCTTGAGAATAAGCAAAATGATGCGGCAgaggtgaaggaggaagatacggccatggccgagggaatcgacgacagcgaggaGCCTCCAGATGCTGGCGCGGCGCGAATGGAGGTGCTGAGGAATATCGA TGTCGCGCAAAACGCCGCTCTCATGACTCTCGACTTTGTCTCATTGCTGCTCTCGAAAGAAAGCCCCGCCCAAGCTGGCGTCACCCTCTCCCAAGCATTGCGTGAATGGACCGGCATAGGCACCCTCGGGATTGCGAAGCGCGAAGACAACGAGGAACAGAAACAAAGAGACGCCGAGCGCGCCAAGGACAACCGCGACGTGTCTCTGGGCTGGGCGCTGCTCGACATCGAAACGACGAAGGAGTCGGCGGACAAGGCGGCGAGCCATCTGAGCAAAGAAGTGGAACGCGAAGCAAAGTACTGGAACGAGGTGCTAGCAGTGCATCAGGCCGGATGGTCAATGTGCAGGCTGCCGGCGGAACGACATACTCTCGGGGTGAGATTTGGGTTCTCAGAAG CTTCGCCCGAATTCAGGAACAGCAGTCTTGCGCCCCTGcgacgcggcgacgacggcacagCATTATTGCAGCATGGCAGAGTCGGTGCCGGTTCTCAACGTCTCTCCATCACCGTGAGCAGATCCGGTGAGACAACCGGCCGTCTAGCCATCGGATCTTCAGTACCGGACTCGGCCCTCCTGCCGGACCGAGTTCTCGAAGCCCGAAACACCATCTTCGCGCAAGAGCTCTGGCACGAGCTGCATCGCGAAGCGCATTCGCTGGCCTCTTACGGAGTGCGCGCGAACAACGACTCCATCAATTTCAACCCTGCCTCCGGCCCAAGCCTGACACTCGAGCTCGAGTCGCTCGAGGATAATGTTGCCGTTACGGGCACGTCTGACGACAATGTACTTGCGGAAGCGACACATCTCGGCCTTCACATTCTCCTCAGCCATGCCCATCGTCTGAACGAGCTTCAGCGCCTACGGCCGACGCCTCCCCATCAGCGACGCAACCAGGCCCAGAACCAGTACCACCTACTGAGACCCATCATCGCCAAGATCCTATATGACCGCTCCGTCGAGCAGGTCACCAGCTTCGCCGGTGACATCACCCGCATCTTACGACGCGCCGGCGTCCAagccgccgccttcacccTGAACACTCCGCCGTGCCCGACCGCCGACCTGAAGAACACCTCGGGCGGCGCTTCCAACCGCCCTAACGCCTCGCAGGCGCTCACCAACATGCTCACATCACCAGCGGACTTCCAAGTCGAGCTGACCCTCACCCCGACATCCCGCCTCCAGATCCGCGGCCGCAcattcctcctccccctgACGACAACACAGTTCCAGCTCCAACTCCTCCCCAGCCTCGCCGAGCCCCCGAACCCCGAACCCGCACCAAGCACCCTCCAGGTCTCCTATCCCCCCTCGCGCGACCCGTACCCGGACTTCTCATCGGTACAGCTGTATATTGCCAATGCTGCATCCCACGCTCTGGCCGACTTCGCCATGTCTttcatccctcccccctcctccgagcCCTCGGACcctgccctcgccgagtGGACCAAGTCCGTTCGCGGCACCGCCATCCGCGACATCGACACGGAGACGCGCGAGGTCCGCTtcgacatcctcggcaaCGGACCCCAGGGCCGCCCGACGCTCCAGATCGGCGCCGCCTGGCGCGCCGGAGATAAGCCTCTCATTAAGCGCTGGGCCTGGCCGGCCGTTGGCGAAGACGCCGGAAAGTCTGCTACCCAGCCGCACATTGGCGACATTGTCGCGGCAGTTGTCCAGTCTAAGGAGATCTAG
- a CDS encoding Putative Phosphofructokinase domain-containing protein: protein MAPTATKKKIAVMTSGGDSPGMNGVVRAVVRTALHMGCEPYCIYDGYEGLVVGGDQIRKASWGDVRNYLGQGGTLIGTRRCMAFYERPGRLTAAKNMILHGIDALIICGGDGSLTGADKFRAEWPSLIDELVSSGQLKKAQVDPYRHLNIVGLVGSIDNDMSGTDATIGCYSALERICEMVDYIEATASSHSRAFVIEVMGRHCGWLALMAGVATGADFIFIPEKPREENWEQEMCNIVKRHRSFGKRKTIVIIAEGAHDSNGKKISSEMVKDLLADKNGLALDTRITTLGHVQRGGTAVAYDRMLATLQGVEAVKAVLEATPETETCFIAITENQICRKPLMQAVKDTKEVAKAVDEKNFEKAMSLRDTEFAEMFSSYMMTTNVRVDDHHLPEKERMKIGFINVGAPAGGMNAAVRAGIAYCLSRGHEPIAIHNGFAGFARHHGDKPVGAVRPFDWLEVDSWASKGGSEIGTNRELPSESGMELIANLIEKYEFDGLFLVGGFEAYHAVSQLRKARELYPSLCIPMVLLPATISNNVPGSEYSLGSDTCLNELVQYCDKIKQSASATRRRVFVVETQGGKSGYVATLAGLSVGASAVYTPEEGMDLEMLAADVRHLREVFAKDKGQSSSGRLILINEKADDVFNAKLIADIIRKEARGRFESRDSIPGHVQQGGVPSPMDRCRAVRLAIKCMQHLEEFRPKSHNRCKRDPMSASVIGIKGAQVTFTPILDLEDHETDWKNRRPKNVHWAHMGDVVNMLSGRPAHHKPEQSLTGLKAKDVKRGLDD from the exons ATGGCTCCCACGGCTACTAAGAAGAAGATCGCCGTCATGACTTCGGGAGGTGACTCCCCAGGCATGAATGGTGTAGTGCGCGCTGTAGTCCGAACCGCCCTCCACATGGGATGCGAACCCTACTGCATCTACGACGGGTACGAGGGCTTGGTAGTGGGCGGCGACCAGATCCGCAAGGCATCATGGGGAGATGTGCGCAACTACCTCGGACAGGGCGGTACTCTGATCGGAACCCGCCGCTGCATGGCCTTTTACGAACGCCCCGGCCGGTTgaccgccgccaagaacatGATCCTCCacggcatcgacgccctcatcATCTGCGGTGGTGACGGTTCCTTGACTGGTGCCGACAAGTTCCGCGCCGAGTGGCCTTCTCTGATCGACGAGCTCGTTTCCTCCGGTCAGCTCAAGAAGGCTCAGGTCGACCCCTACAGGCACCTCAACATTGTCGGTTTGGTCGGCTCCATTGACAATGACATGTCTGGCACTGATGCCACCATTGGATGTTACTCGGCTCTCGAGCGCATCTGCGAGATGGTCGACTACATCGAGGCCACCGCCTCTTCCCACTCAAGGGCCTTCGTCATCGAGGTCATGGGGCGCCATTgcggctggctggccctCATGGCCGGCGTTGCGACTGGTGCCGACTTCATCTTCATTCCCGAGAAGCCTAGGGAGGAGAACTGGGAGCAAGAAATGTGTAATATCGTCAAGAGG CACCGAAGCTTTGGAAAGCGCAAGACCATCGTAATCATCGCCGAGGGTGCCCACGACAGCAATGGCAAGAAGATCAGCTCCGAAATGGTCAAGGACCTGCTCGCCGACAAGAATGGACTTGCTCTGGATACCCGCATTACAACTCTTGGTCATGTTCAGCGAGGTGGCACCGCGGTGGCTTACGACAGAATGCTGGCCACGctgcagggcgtcgaggccgtcaaggcaGTCCTCGAAGCTACCCCTGAAACCGAAACCTgcttcatcgccatcactGAGAACCAGATCTGCCGCAAGCCGCTCATGCAAGCCGTCAAAGACACCAAGGAGGTCGCAAAGGCCGTAGACGAGAAGAACTTTGAGAAGGCAATGTCCCTCCGTGACACAGAGTTCGCAGAAATGTTCAGCTCTTACATGATGACCACGAACGTCAGGGTGGACGACCATCATCTGCCTGAAAAGGAG AGGATGAAGATTGGTTTCATCAACGTCGGCGCCCCCGCTGGTGGCATGAACGCCGCTGTGCGGGCGGGTATCGCCTACTGTCTCTCGCGCGGTCATGAGCCCATCGCCATCCACAACGGCTTTGCCGGTTTCGCCAGACACCATGGCGATAAGCCCGTCGGTGCGGTGCGACCTTTCGACTGGCTGGAGGTTGACAGCTGGGCCAGCAAGGGAGGATCCGAGATTGGCACCAACCGAGAGCTTCCCTCCGAGTCTGGCATGGAGCTCATCGCTAACCTCATCGAGAAGTACGAGTTCGACGGTCTGTTCCTGGTTGGTGGCTTCGAAGCATACCACGCCGTTTCGCAGCTGCGCAAAGCGAGAGAGCTGTACCCCTCGCTGTGCATCCCCATGGTTCTCTTGCCGGCCACGATTTCCAACAACGTTCCCGGGTCAGAGTACTCGCTTGGTTCCGACACGTGCTTGAACGAGCTCGTCCAGTACTGCGACAAGATCAAGcagtcggcctcggccacccGTCGTCGTgtgttcgtcgtcgagacCCAGGGTGGAAAGTCCGGTTACGTCGCGACCCTGGCCGGTCTCAGTGTTGGCGCGAGCGCTGTCTACACGCCGGAGGAGGGTATGGACCTCGAGATGCTGGCTGCCGACGTCCGCCATCTTCGTGAGGTCTTCGCCAAGGACAAGGGCCAGTCCTCGTCCGGTCGCCTGATTCTCATCAACGAgaaggccgacgacgtcttcAACGCCAAGCTCATTGCGGACATCATCCGCAAGGAGGCGCGTGGCCGGTTCGAATCCCGCGACAGTATCCCGGGCCACGTTCAGCAGGGTGGCGTTCCCTCGCCCATGGACAGGTGTCGCGCCGTCAGGTTGGCTATCAAGTGCATGCAGCACCTCGAGGAGTTCCGGCCCAAGTCGCATAACAGGTGCAAGAGGGACCCCATGAGCGCCTCAGTCATTGGCATCAAGGGTGCCCAGGTCACCTTCACCCCCATCCTGGACCTCGAGGACCACGAGACGGACTGGAAGAACCGTCGGCCCAAGAACGTTCACTGGGCGCATATGGGTGACGTGGTCAACATGCTCTCGGGCAGGCCCGCCCACCACAAGCCCGAGCAGAGCCTCACCGGAttgaaggccaaggacgtCAAGAGAGGTCTTGATGACTGA